The genomic region ATACAACTCATCACTGTCAAATGAATTCAAAATCCTATAGCACATGTCATGCCTCTTCGTCGAGGTGTTCTAACCATGTTTTCCCATTCACATCCCCTGTTGATCCTAGACCAAACTTTCAGATCTTTCTGGAATTCTGATCATGCAAATGAGTTTACTGGTGTGTATGTAAAGGATACCCTGTCTTGGTGTATAATTTTGATCAGCAAATTTCAGGCTTGTAGAATTGGTCATTTGTGGTAGAGGTGCAACAGGGCACGTTGGACTgagttttcttttgatttcaggTTATTGTCATCTATTATGCCAGAAATTAACTAACAAAATCACATTGAAACTCAAAAGGAATAAGAAGCAAGCCAAAAATAAGTCATTATTTATCCTTCAAATAGCCTAAAGTAATATTTATAGTAAAATAAACAAGAGAACTAGAAGATAATCAAATCTTCAATTGCTGCTCAACCTAAAGTCTTTGTCCAGACTATTCCATTCTCATTTATCCAATGGCAGACTTCAATTTGGCCTGGGCCAAATCCCAGTAACTTGAAAGCAAGATGATTTGGATTCCAAGTTGATGTGTCATAGTGGCATGCCATGATCGCatgattcactttcttcttAGCATGTATATCAACTGCATATACTTTTACTTTCTGTAAAACATGGCAATAATAGATTTGAAATATGAATGGCTGGCTATGACATAAGGTTGGTGATTCAGAAAGATTTCCatatatgagtttcacagctccaATTGTAACGTTCTCGTAAGATCCTTCAACGCTTTCAGTACTCCATACGCATATATAATGCCCTAATTTctcaacaacaaaatcaataAGATCCTCGGCAGAAGTTGCACAAGTTCTTTTCTCACCACGATTGGGGCTCTTATCACATATTTTGAGGGTGTCTTGAATATATTCATCCATGTTTGATTCATCTACCACGCCAAAAAGTTTCTTCAATTCCTCAATCCGGGCAAAcgaaaatgggatttttgatgCCAAAGATCGCGACAAGAACGATTTATATGACATTGGGTCCCTTAGATCAGGGATGGGCATGAAACTTCCCTCTATCACCATTGACTGCCGGAAATATGGCAATCCCCCTTGGCTGGCTAACACCAAGGGTTTTTCATTAGGATAATCATATTTCAGTTTGGCTTCATTCCATTGAGCCATTGGTGGCAAGGTTGTGTTGTCTGTTATCTTCTTCACTTGTGCATTTGTTGAACAAGCAATATTAGCCTGCTTACAAAACAAACGCAGGTGGGAAGAcaattcatttttctccatAAGTTTCATCAACACCACCTCTTGATGAGGGCTTAGTGTAGAAGCCTTTTCAGCTAACCAGTGTGGAGGGTGTGGAAGACCAATATGCTCTTTCCAGTATTGTAAGAAAACATTTTCAGCTTGAGAAACCTACAATTTCATGAGGAAGAAAATAACAACATAGTAAGAAAGACAAAACAAGAACAGGCAGTAACCAAGTTGTGAATACAGCTCTCTTTAgggtctaccaaaaaaaaaaaaaaaaaaccaagtttttttttaaaaacaaattggTGTAGCTTAGTGACCATATTGAAATGAACGCAAATGAGAAACCATCACTTTTCTTACACTAAAATATGCTACTGTCAGAATTCCAAGCAACAGAATGGGATGCACCATGGTGGAACTGAAACAGAGAATGGCGTGAATTGGTCTTTGCCTTTGTAGGAATGAGTTTGGTCTGATGCATCGGAGAGGGAGTGTTTGAAATTATATAGAAGAAAAATTTTGTAGTACCAAAAAATTTACGAGGAAGTTTTCGTACATCTTCTAAACTGGTAGCAAAAATATTGGGTTGTAGAAACTCTTCTGCTACCCAGGTTAATAGCGAAAGAAATTACATAATTTATTTCCCTTTTGGGTTCTAAAATACCCTCCTATGTTTTCATAGTTTTCAAAATACCCTtcgagattccatttctttggctatgaACATGGGTAGCagcaaattattttcttaaacaGCTATGCGGACTCGTATTTTCCTAATTTTCCCAATGAGAATATGACAAAACTCTCTTTTCTGAGTAACATTAATAGAAAACTTCCAACTGCCCTTCAACATTCAAATCTTTAAATGTCAAAATTACCATTTAATTGGACTCAGGTCCTCCCCAGCGGCCCTGGAGGCCTAGCGTGCATTTGAATGGCTGGCAAGACCCAGGCATGCACCCCAACACATAGGTGCGTATTCCAAGATCCTCCCAGCCGTTGGACGCTCACTGGGTGCCCTAGTGGCTGGAGAGGATATGAATCCTTTTAATTTTGGGTCATTCTCATAaatcctattttcttttcttatctggCTAGGTCTTTATGTAAAGCTTAATCATGGTAGTCAAATAAAAACTTCAAAAACTTGATCACTAATGGCATACATGATCAGAAATTGTGGAGAaaacccaaccccaacccactaaaatcaaacaaaaacttGTCAAAGAATTTTAATGCCTTCAACTCAATCATGGGTTTAAGTTCTCTACAACGCCTGCTGAAATCCAAAACTGCAAGTGGGCACACCCTCGCACTCATATTACTGTAGCACTCCCTTAAGATATCTTGAGTTACATACCCCTATTTATGGGTTTCCCGTAAGACCCTCTCCAATGTCCGAAACTACACATTGGCAACCCTCTCCCCTCAATCATAGCATTGAGTACTCAAAGTTGCAATGTCTGATACAATTTGCGAAGAAATAACATTCACTTTGGTCATAGTTCAACCCCTCGGCAAATAACCCAAGAGGATAGCTCAATtgatgagcaacgaacttggtacgagccgtaaactcggacatcctaagttcaactcccaTTAGGCACATCTTGGACCACTCACACAggtgtgtttagtgctcttcactgctttcagtgaaagttgaatagttctcattcaaccctggtatgacccggtccatgcggttgtgatgtcagtatgggcccgcaggattagtcaggccaaaggcctggatacctgtcgttagccaaaaaaaaaaaaccctcggCAAATCATCCACCAAGTGCTTCAATGGTGTTGCCAAAGGATGTCAAAATCACTATAGACAACAAGTTCACTGGGTAAAAGGGTCCTATCAACTGAACTAGTATTTGCCACAAGGAACTATGATGTGATAATTTCATTTGTTGCAAAATGGAATGTAGTTTGGATCAACCACTTGTCAAAATTCATAGCCAAATTGTATCATTCTCCCCAttataatggaatttttttctttgtagcTGTCCATTTGTTTTCCCTATTTCCACAAAAATTTTAATTCCCAATGCACATTTAAAACCTTATTCTTGGCCCTTTGTCAAATCCAATAGGCCACAAACTCGACATTTAAGGAAAGATAGCTTCACCCTACTTGCCACAAATTTGGGTTTCATCTGTGACAGATATTTGGGTGAtgaagaaaactattaatcaaAGGCAGTTGGGTGTAAGCTTTTTGGACTAGAACTTGTTTTGTATGATCTTTtcaataaatatttttctagGTGGGCGGTGGGCTGTGGGCTGTGGGCTGTGGGCTGTGCGCCTCACTATAAAAGTTGGGTGAGGTCTGGTAAGGGCCATGCCCTTCCTCGAGGCTCCAACTACCAAAGCCCCTATGCACCCAAGAAAGGGCATTTACACGTCCAAAAAAGTAGATTACGAAGATATATATAACAACCAAAATTCACTTTTACAATTACAGTGTATCACATAAACAATCCAATATGTTGTGAACTCAATAATATTTCCCACCCAAAAAGGTAAttgcaaaagaaacaaaagaaggcaaCTCAAGAAAATCGTACCAATAAAAGGGACCCAAACCTTTCCCTTTCAAAAGGCTCCAGATCACTTAATTCCTCTGACAGTCCTAACTTACCAAAAATTAGGTTGTGAAAATTTTTCTAAAACAACAGTACTTCAATCAAAAAGTTTGATGTCCTGGAGtgttatttaattaagaatatTCTTTTTGCGAAGAATTTCAGCCATAAACTTTTGAGGTCAGAATAATCCCCATATGATTCACTATAGGAACAATTCAAATTGCCACTCTAAGAACCAATTTAAGACTTTCGAGTCAGAATGTATGACCATTGAAGGAAATTTTTGAGAGGAAAACTTTATTCATAGCTAAATTGGTAAGAACTATTTAAACATTGAAAATATaacataagggtgtcaatcagtccgGAACCAGGTATTCGGTCcgattctgattttgattccaaggaCTGTTAGTGTGATCCAGAATCAAACCAAGTCCAGTCTCGGTTATGAAAATTGGTACTCGTACTTGACCTATCCGGTTCCGGTCCGGTTCTAGTTCCTACTCGAGAACAAGCAATAAACAAGGGCAAAGGTCCCTAGCTCAATGGCCCATTGAGATTTGTCTCAAATGCCCAATTATCTGCAATGTGGCAGATTGGATGAGTCCCAACATTAtatcaataaataaacaacaacaaTTTCCAAGTTCCGTTTCAAGAAAAAACACATATACATTAGAAAG from Macadamia integrifolia cultivar HAES 741 unplaced genomic scaffold, SCU_Mint_v3 scaffold3062, whole genome shotgun sequence harbors:
- the LOC122067692 gene encoding polygalacturonase-1 non-catalytic subunit beta-like, translated to MVHPILLLGILTVAYFSVSQAENVFLQYWKEHIGLPHPPHWLAEKASTLSPHQEVVLMKLMEKNELSSHLRLFCKQANIACSTNAQVKKITDNTTLPPMAQWNEAKLKYDYPNEKPLVLASQGGLPYFRQSMVIEGSFMPIPDLRDPMSYKSFLSRSLASKIPFSFARIEELKKLFGVVDESNMDEYIQDTLKICDKSPNRGEKRTCATSAEDLIDFVVEKLGHYICVWSTESVEGSYENVTIGAVKLIYGNLSESPTLCHSQPFIFQIYYCHVLQKVKVYAVDIHAKKKVNHAIMACHYDTSTWNPNHLAFKLLGFGPGQIEVCHWINENGIVWTKTLG